The genomic segment CAATTCCGTTTGCAAGAAGGTGCATTGCAAAGGAATGTCTTAACAACTGCAGTGCCAATTTCCTTTTGGTTTCAGCTTTTTTCGGAATATGCCAAAACCTCATAATTTGGCTCCACTGAAATCCTGCTATTGATTTTACTCTTTCAATTACCGTTCCTTCAAAATCAAAATCTATTATCGGTTTTTCATTATGAATATGATTTATTAATCTGTTTTCCGGTTTGTTCATCTTAAATAAACTATCTGTCAGCAAATGTAATTCTATTTTTTAAAACTTGAAAATCAAGATTATTTTTTTCTTAACATATTTAAAGTAATCCAGCCAAGGATCAAGATTATACTCGACATAATTAACCAAAGCCATGTTTTGTTATTGAAAATTGGATTTTTCAAAGGAGTTTGTTCCATTTTTATTAAAATTTCCTTGCCCAATTCCAAGGATTTCAATTTTTTAGGAATATTGTTGGTGAAACGATTTATATCGTATTGTGGATTTGTTTTTGAATTATTTCCATAACTCAGGTAATAAGAGGCCGGTTCTGTAAAGCGAGCTACCAAATTGTGTATGTATCCTTTCACTTCAATTGTGCCAATATTCAAAGCTTGATTATCATGATTGTGAATCAGTATTTTTAACTTTTGAGTAGTTCTTTTGTTGAACTTAAATTTATTCTCTTCAATGGAATTTAATATGCCAGATGTTAATGTGCTGTAATGGTATTCCCAGGCTTGCTCTGTCTTAAAAGAATCTCTTAGAAATTTTATTGTTATGGGACGGTAGTAGTCAAAAGTATCTGTTACACGTAGTTTGATTTGACTTATAGGAACAGCTAATTTCAATTCAATATCAATTTCAGTTTGTTTGTTTTGTTTATTTTCTTTTGTGCTGAGTTTTTTTATTGGGTAGTTTCTTATTATACCCTCCGTAATTTCTTGCTGTGCAATATTCGCTGCGATTAATTCAGGTTTTTCCTCACTCATAAAATGTATTCGGAAAAATTGGTATTGAGAACCTGAAAAAGTCAATTTGGTGAATTGAAAGTCGGTCAAGTCGTTTTTGATTGAAAGAATACGGTAATCCTTCAATATAGTAAACCATTCGTACTGGTCTTGGCTACCTTCCAGAGCAATTCGCCAGTCGAAGTTTTGTTGCAGGAAATCAAGTTTGATTTGGTTTATTGGCTCTCTTTTCGGAATTTCAAATGTGAAATAATAGCCCTCTTGCTTGTGAGAAATGTTTAGAAGTTTAAACCTGACTTTTTTATTAGACTTTTTCTCAGCCATTAGTTGCAATAGGTAAGGAGCTTCAATGGTGTCAAAATTTTCTTTTATGCCAAAAATTCTAATGTCTGAAAGATTTTGTGAGGTCTTTCCAAAAATCTCGTCCGGAAGAATAATTTTGTGCCATTGCTCTGAAATTCCTTTTAATTCTCGCTTATAGTTGTATTGTTCTGTCTGTGCAAAAGATAATGAATAAACAAACAGCAGAAAAGTGAATATATTAATTGTCAGCTTCATCGGAAATAATATTCTTGTACTTGTTGTATAAAAATGAAATTATTAAAAGCAGTATGCCTAATGAAACGAAAACAATAGTTTTTGAAATAGTATCCATATGTGAAATATCGTAGAAAAAGAGTTTTATAAGCGTTGCACCAAACAAGCCAATTGCCCCGATTCGCAAATGCTTTTGCTTTTTCCAAATTCCCAAAACAATAAGAAGTAGTGCATATATTCCCCACAAAATACTTAAGCCAAGTTTATAAGATTGGTTTGATTCGGCTATGTCCATCCAGTTGATTAATTCGCTACTGGCAATCCATAAAATAGAAGTATGAAGCAAGAAGCTATATGCTTTTTTGAAATCCTGTTTCATAAAATCCTGACGAATATATTTGTAGCAAACAAAAAGCGGTAATGATACAAATGCCAATGAAATATATCTTATTCCAATATTAAAAGCACTTCTTGGATAATATTGCGATAGTGTTTGCTCCAAATAGCTCTCGCGCAATCCACTGAGCTCATATAGCCCCTGAATTAAAAATGCTGCAACAGCCAAAATAATTAAGCCAAGGTTAATAAATCCTAATTGTTGGTTTTTTAATTTTCTGAAATTTATTATTCCCAATAAGGAAACAAAAAGCAAAGAATAATTGATTATCCAAACTAATTTGAACTTGTTTAAGTCAGAATTCCAATGGAAATTTGGATAGTCCTGAGCTTCTGAACTGATTGAAATTGCTGAATCTTTAAAAAGTTGATTCCAGTAGTTCACAATTTCCAAACGGAAAGCAAAATATATTATAAATAGCAAAATTGCCGGTATGAAAATGGAAATGCCTTTTGATACTACATTTTTTGACACTAATGGAGAAATATATTTCTTGCTTCGGTTCAGAAAGTTGATTAACCCAAAGGCTGAAATAAAAAGTATTGAACTAAGGAAATTGATATTGATTAGTGGTATAATCCTTGTTTCCGGATTTTCGGGAGAATAGCTGTCGTAGAATGTTTTCCAGTCTTGGACAATACTAAAAAATGCCAAAATCATAAGCGGGTAGGATAATTTTTCATAGACAGGAACATTTTTGGTTCTGCCAATC from the Bacteroidota bacterium genome contains:
- a CDS encoding tyrosine-type recombinase/integrase, whose protein sequence is MNKPENRLINHIHNEKPIIDFDFEGTVIERVKSIAGFQWSQIMRFWHIPKKAETKRKLALQLLRHSFAMHLLANGIDLKYLQEWFEHENSKTNEICTHISITAFDNIRNSINDSFEKY
- a CDS encoding DUF3999 family protein; protein product: MKLTINIFTFLLFVYSLSFAQTEQYNYKRELKGISEQWHKIILPDEIFGKTSQNLSDIRIFGIKENFDTIEAPYLLQLMAEKKSNKKVRFKLLNISHKQEGYYFTFEIPKREPINQIKLDFLQQNFDWRIALEGSQDQYEWFTILKDYRILSIKNDLTDFQFTKLTFSGSQYQFFRIHFMSEEKPELIAANIAQQEITEGIIRNYPIKKLSTKENKQNKQTEIDIELKLAVPISQIKLRVTDTFDYYRPITIKFLRDSFKTEQAWEYHYSTLTSGILNSIEENKFKFNKRTTQKLKILIHNHDNQALNIGTIEVKGYIHNLVARFTEPASYYLSYGNNSKTNPQYDINRFTNNIPKKLKSLELGKEILIKMEQTPLKNPIFNNKTWLWLIMSSIILILGWITLNMLRKK